In a single window of the Pseudoxanthomonas sp. F37 genome:
- a CDS encoding DUF4142 domain-containing protein encodes MRITIPRVAATLALALAVSACNERRDASGDVAADDVPAVDPTGRPAAVDGSTDSTVAATGQDATAGASAVASAPAERAALGVLNAINDHEIAAGEQALAKQVEGEMADYARMMIDQHSENRRQTAALGADAAAEKAQAQQQKGQAELARLDATTGDAYAQAYVAAMVKGHTDALATLDGALMPAATTPAVRDHLTRTREHVAAHLEQAKALAPAR; translated from the coding sequence ATGAGAATCACGATCCCCCGCGTTGCGGCGACCCTCGCCCTCGCTCTGGCGGTATCGGCCTGCAACGAGCGACGCGATGCGTCGGGCGACGTGGCAGCCGACGACGTGCCTGCCGTGGATCCCACCGGCAGGCCGGCCGCTGTGGACGGCAGCACGGACAGCACCGTGGCGGCGACCGGCCAGGACGCCACGGCCGGCGCGTCGGCCGTGGCCTCGGCGCCCGCAGAACGCGCAGCCTTGGGCGTCCTCAATGCGATCAACGATCACGAGATCGCGGCAGGCGAACAGGCATTGGCCAAGCAGGTGGAAGGCGAGATGGCCGACTACGCACGGATGATGATCGACCAGCATTCCGAGAACCGCCGCCAGACCGCCGCGCTCGGCGCGGATGCGGCAGCGGAGAAGGCGCAGGCCCAGCAGCAGAAGGGCCAGGCCGAACTGGCCAGACTGGACGCCACGACCGGCGATGCGTATGCGCAGGCCTATGTCGCCGCCATGGTGAAAGGCCACACCGACGCACTGGCCACCCTCGACGGCGCGTTGATGCCGGCGGCGACGACGCCCGCCGTGCGCGACCACCTGACCCGCACGCGCGAACACGTCGCCGCACACCTGGAACAAGCCAAGGCACTGGCGCCGGCGCGCTGA
- a CDS encoding DUF3606 domain-containing protein, with amino-acid sequence MSDDPNNTGSPDRDRINLNEDHELRYWSQALGVTPERLRSVVEAVGTSVAAVRRHLDD; translated from the coding sequence ATGAGCGACGATCCGAACAACACCGGTTCACCCGACCGGGATCGCATCAACCTCAACGAAGACCACGAGCTCCGCTACTGGTCCCAGGCGCTGGGCGTCACCCCGGAACGCCTGCGATCGGTCGTCGAGGCCGTCGGCACGTCCGTGGCGGCGGTGCGCCGTCATCTCGACGACTGA
- a CDS encoding response regulator, with protein sequence MPSRLSGRRVMIVEDEYLLASALQDVIERLGADVLGPFARVQQAMQTLEAGDLPDVGLLDVNLGSEYSFPLADALAARGIPTVLITGYDTTTLPEGYRSLSYLRKPFDVASITAALDRLALGDDDRPH encoded by the coding sequence ATGCCGAGCCGCCTGTCGGGACGCAGGGTGATGATCGTGGAGGACGAATACCTGCTGGCCTCCGCCCTGCAGGATGTCATCGAGCGGCTGGGCGCCGACGTCCTCGGGCCCTTCGCCCGCGTGCAACAGGCCATGCAGACGCTCGAAGCCGGCGACCTGCCCGATGTCGGGCTGCTGGACGTCAACCTGGGCTCGGAATATTCCTTTCCGCTCGCCGATGCGCTGGCGGCGCGTGGCATCCCCACCGTGCTGATCACCGGCTACGACACGACCACCCTGCCCGAGGGCTATCGTTCGCTGTCCTATCTGCGCAAGCCCTTCGACGTGGCATCGATCACGGCCGCGCTGGATCGCCTCGCGCTGGGCGATGACGACAGGCCGCACTGA